The genomic stretch AgtttacaaaagtcaaaagtaaagtcatcttaaacaaaaggttacaagttcaaccaaaataaagctaagaaagctcttgaccGTTAGTCCgtccccgatctgttaaggtaaacaaagggagtggggtgagctaaagcccagtgaggttccaagtaaaacaaataatcacatagccAAATAGGGgcacaaaataatcaaataaaccatACAATGGAAAGGTAGTTTAAACACAGTttaattcaaggatacgggtggctttcaaaagccaaaatccccttgagcttgatcataaatGTCtctgttgactctccgtcaacacttgtatACACAGAATATCAAGTCcatagaacaccactttcaccgATCTctgtccaccattcaaccccctaccgagcccgcacgccacaaacaatagtttggtaatactcgagtataccaggaatccaAGATTCCAAAGAAACAAGATCAAGTCGAGGATTTTACCACTAGTGGTGTTgggcaacacaacaagcaagcacaacggctatacttcaccagggacctccaaacatcagtccccaaggtttatcggccttctcgaccaagcccttgctggctcgatacaaccgactcacctaagaggttgggtacccaaacagtagcagtaATTGAcgggatatcacccaaacaactcaaacaCAGTCATATCtagagaaatcacatctcataataacagTATACAGAGCCTCATTGGAAAACAagggaggtcgagtgcgataaagtacacgctcgcctccattttatcaaaacagtatttggctccaacagtcataaatcaagtattttagatattcagatatttcacataacaggtagcaggtagtggaacactcacctatcaAGCAATGTAGTAGTCAAACGTCAAGTGTCTCAGTTACGACTACCTTCGTTTCCCAAttctagggcaacgagtgaaaatCGTTAACAAATTAGGTTCATTTCTCACTCAATCATAGGCTCATTAAGTGACCAAGTGAGTAGTTAAAGCTACTCAATTCATCATGCAAATGAGGTCCAAATTACAGtgaaagttcatgagaaaacaagtttggTAAGTGCATGAAAgtttggcaaaagaaaagtttcattcaagctTAAAAGATTCTTCACGGGCAAAACAGTCGTGCCCGCACAGTCTCGGTAAAACTGCTatatctcactgtaggaagGTCGGAATTAGGTtccgttggtggcgttggaaactagactcgaagacctttccaacggtatcaattACACACTCTAGTTCATCTCCTAGCAGTACCAGTAGCTCAGACAATTCGGCTGTTTTTCCAACCCTGGATCAGCCCTAACCTCAAGCAAAACTACATTAGTTCTTGGTGCTATCCTCAtttgttttggttcaaattcacCCAAATCAGTCCTCAAATGTTCATATATAGGGGGTCACATCACCTAGGACCATTggatttcaaaataaaatacatCAACATGAATAAGAATAACCATAGTAGCCTAGCCATCAAGAAAATCAAACCAGTCCACTATATAGACCAAACCACTACTTTACTtgctcaaatttcattcaactcACCCATGAGCTTAACCAATGTCTAGCCATGATTATTAGGCTTGAATAGGGTACATTTGAACGACAAAAATCAAGGGGAAACCCCTTCTTCCAATACCGGTCAGCCAAGGCAAGAAAATCAGTCCACAAGTTTACATGTTCATCTAACTTTCATcctttcatgattttcatttaaacAACACATCAAGTGGTAGATCTAActcaaaagaggtttaaaacatgttaatacctcATAAACAAACATGAACAAGAtccaaacatttcatcaaataCTTGGTAGGCATAAAAACTAACTCAACTACTACTTGtttcattcaagaaattaaccccaaatctcaaccaaaacaaCTTGTAGTTTGCCATTACAACTTAAAGTAGGTGATATAATATCATAAAACTCTAATTTAAAGGTCATTTACCTCTCTTACAAGTTGCTTAAGTCACCAAACAACCCACCAAAGTGAAAGCTTCAAGCTTGGAACAAACTCTAGGATTGCAAGAAAGTTTCTCAACTAACTcaagatctttctcttttggtttttgctCTTGATTTACTAGGGTtggaaagcaaggaaaaatggagtttctctcttcctctctaagCTTCAAGAAATTCGGCCATAAAGGAGAAAAAATGGCTAAGGCTAGTTTAAATTATCTTCTAATCTTTGATCAAACAAAAtacttggctagggttttgccacatagCCCATTTCTTGTCCATAACTTCTCTTAATCCTTTGACTAATGATAGTTCAACCCTTCCAAATATACCAATACCTATTTAACATCTCTAATCTCTCATATAAAGTCCCTACCACAAATAATTACCACTTGGCAAAATGTAAGTGGTAGAAAAATGTAACGATCtcaaaaaaattgtttttaattgaagtaaaaagaaatgaaatgtaaTACATGGGAAATGTTATGACACATAGGGAATATAATACAAGGGCATATATTAAATGGTCTAGATCTTATAATAAGGcatgtaaataagaaaattgtgttttaaagtgagggtcaatACAAGGGATTTGTTGTAACACATGTAAAATACAATGCTATGGCATATAAGAAGTGGTTTAAATCTTAGTGCTAGGCATGTAGTTTAGGGGAATTGTATTTTAAGTCAGGGTTCTCACAGACTGTGTCTACTATGCTACGTGCCTTAATTACACGCAACTTGAGAACATGGGAAGAATGCTTACCTCACATTGAATTTGCTTATAACCGTTCTACCCACTCTACCACTCAATTTTCTCCTTTTGAGGTGGTGTACTGTTTCAACCCATTAACACCACTAGATCTTATGCCCTTACCCTTGAGTGAGCATGCTAGCCTTTATGGTAAGAAAAAGGCCGAAGTGGTGAGACAACTGCATGAGAAGGCACGAGCAAACATTGAGAAACGCACGGAGCAATTTgccaaacatgcaaacaaggGACGTAGGCAACTACTGTTCGAACCAGGAGACTGGGTGTGGCTACACATGCGCAAGGAGCGTTTTCCTGAGAAGAGGCTAAGCAAGTTGATGCCCCATGGAGATGGGCCCTTTCAAATCCTTGCCAAAGTCAACGACAACGCCTACCAACTTGACCTTCCAGGTGAGTACGGTGTTAGCTCTACTTTCAATGTTGCTGACTTACTTCCATTTGATGTAGGTGACGActtcgatttgaggacaaatccttctcaagaggaggggaatgatgaggaACCACCAAGACCTCAAGTCGTCACTTCACAAGGCTCGAGTACGAATGATCTACATGCACCATCAATAAACCCTAGACCAATGACTCGAGCAAGAGCAAGAAAGATGCGTGAGAACCTCCAAATTGTTCATACACGCATTGGAAGGATTCAAGAGGCTAAACACATGATGGTGAGCCTACTCCAAGTCCATGAAGAAGCCTCAGATTACTAGAGAAAGGATGAACTGCATAATGGACTTCACTATCGAGTTAAGCGACTAATATAGGCTTGAGAATAAAGGTTGGACAGCCCATGTGGGCCCTAGCCGACCATGTGAGGAcccataattttattattttaaaatattgttaaattggtcattttaaaaatatttcgtactcgagttacccaaaaaaaaaaaatactaaagtacatgaatttctcgaaaataaattttaccgaTTTGTTCTTTACGCGCATATTATTTTAATGcccaaatttattcaagatGAATTGCTTATCGTGaattttttattgttatatatatatacttggattatcatattttagagttttagaatcgaataagttgaatttccaagttcaaacgaGAAAACCCTTAAGTTTGACCTTTATACGCGCGCGTGCCGAAAAGGCCCCGACAGGCacattaatttgattaattggagattttaaGAACATGATATAGACTACTAGTAATGTACTATTAATGTACTAGGGAAAACctcagaggtttagtgcacaaaatTGCAAACGAGCGCGAAAATTGGACACGCGAAAATTTGAAAGTTGGCTGTCTGtttattactgttcatccgagactgtccagaaaatccattttgttgcttgattttgaaccgcttatgtctggattttggaaatgatttcttctacataaatatatccttgtgaacctagtttctaacaccACCAACCGTTTTCAATATCACTGAGAATCGAGTAAGATACGGCCTAATTAGCGAAGTgcattaaatctggaaaatttctggaaagGCCAACAGTCCAGGAATTTTAGCGAACTTCAACTGTTTATTTCTTGAGCTAGGAACATCGGAATCGAGttccatttttttcatttgaaacctGGATTGGTACATTACATgcatatcaaatttcaaaggctggttttgattctatgatttttaacgaaattccaaaattattggaAAAACTTGGACTGTTTTGACCTATCTTCAATGAATAGTAAACTTTCTTGGAGGaattgacttgtttctgatttgattcttggaaagtgaccttctacaaagtTGTTATGCTTCGAATGAAGTTTTTGACGGtgtaaaattttccatttttagactTTCCGAACTTCCGGACTGATTTTTCCAAGAATGACtcgaaaagtgaaaatttccaatttggaccTAAATGTTCTTTTAAGGGCCTAGGTTACATTTTTACAACTCTTAGAGCATTTcaaacctattttcatggtgaactTGAGTTCACCTATCACTTGAGACCTCATTTGAAAGTCGGTTCCTTATGAACTGAAATACTTTGGATACTTGAATTTTGGAGTCAAAATtgactatttcttttctttacacgAATACTGTATGGCCTGGAATTTGAGATACAATGCATTATTGCATACTTTCAGGATCTCAAGAGGACTTCGAGGGAACTCCCGGCGAAGCGTCTTAGAGCTAATTTCTCAAACTTTGACTTTTGAtacttggtgagtatcaagtgcatgtgaagtgtttaaatgaaattattcttgTACTTGCTAGTTAATGAGGCTAGggcgtactttatcgcccttgtCCTCTCTTTCATGAAATTGCTTGCTTGATAAGTGATACGTGTTACATGTGAAGCAAATGAAAGTGTTTTTGTGAGCATTGAGCGGCAGAATGTATCATGCCCTTTTAGGGTAGGAGGTACCGCTCATCCCGTCTCAATGCTATGACCAAATCTTGTCGATTGGAGCTTCGTCTCATCGACCTGAAAGTGAATGGGggggacgccccaacccattggctagccttgtaactcgagccggcaagggcttggtcgagaaacttgGTGAATCTTGGGAAGTGTTATACTTGTTAAGTGATACCACCTACATgcttgtttggttacggatccaagAGGGTGTCGTGGTGGCtggaggtagtaagtggagttctacatggataactgtgaaagttgacggagggtcaactacctgAGCTTGGATCGCGCGtggattagctcctgagagctcccgtatccttttattgtgaTTAAATTCCCTACTTGCTTAATGTTTCACAGTTACTTGTTACTCgagttattgctttatattgtgtcTTTACTCGCatgcttgcatgtttttcccttggtctcactgagcgttagctcaccccaatttgttttccttaacaggttttgaAGT from Coffea eugenioides isolate CCC68of unplaced genomic scaffold, Ceug_1.0 ScVebR1_162;HRSCAF=658, whole genome shotgun sequence encodes the following:
- the LOC113755618 gene encoding uncharacterized protein LOC113755618 encodes the protein MPLPLSEHASLYGKKKAEVVRQLHEKARANIEKRTEQFAKHANKGRRQLLFEPGDWVWLHMRKERFPEKRLSKLMPHGDGPFQILAKVNDNAYQLDLPGEYGVSSTFNVADLLPFDVGDDFDLRTNPSQEEGNDEEPPRPQVVTSQGSSTNDLHAPSINPRPMTRARARKMRENLQIVHTRIGRIQEAKHMMVSLLQVHEEASDY